In Bythopirellula goksoeyrii, a single window of DNA contains:
- a CDS encoding threonine/serine exporter family protein, which produces MANEKSSSVKMFPLLEFLSQLGQAHLACGEQTAIVEMILRGSANAYGAEKSKVIAFPTALFLSLYDGEKEHITLAEGPTKNLRLDQIGEVYKIGEAAERGDVDPEEGLKHLQAILQEPARFGIAGAIAGHIVLSVGLAMVLTTALPNLAAAALLGAIVGALKSFHHGQSVLSVPLPVVAAGVVSTLVFLAIQWEYKIDPLYVLIPPLVTFLPGARLTLGMVELAFGDMVSGSSRLITGFVQLLLLVIGLVAGAVIVGYTAADLVDVTQTTLEDPDLWWAGWLGVSVFGLGVYLHFSAPPGSLPWMLLVMLVAFATQHYTATLVGTTASGFFGMMVVTPLSYLIQFRFKGPPAMVTFLPSFWILVPGALSLVSVKTMLSDREAGIDGLVTALFAIVSIALGTLIGASLYKWLSDTLGWWQFQIGRASRSLWQKNKRP; this is translated from the coding sequence ATGGCGAATGAAAAATCATCCTCTGTCAAAATGTTCCCCCTATTGGAGTTCTTATCTCAGTTGGGCCAGGCTCATTTGGCATGTGGCGAACAGACGGCGATCGTGGAGATGATCCTCCGAGGCTCCGCGAACGCTTATGGCGCAGAGAAATCGAAAGTTATTGCATTTCCGACGGCTCTCTTTCTCAGCCTGTACGATGGAGAAAAGGAACACATCACGCTCGCAGAAGGACCTACGAAAAACTTGCGATTGGATCAGATCGGCGAGGTTTACAAGATTGGAGAGGCAGCGGAGAGAGGCGATGTGGACCCTGAGGAAGGACTGAAGCACCTCCAAGCAATACTTCAGGAGCCCGCTCGCTTTGGCATCGCTGGTGCAATAGCGGGACATATTGTCCTATCAGTTGGATTGGCGATGGTGCTAACGACCGCGCTGCCAAATCTGGCAGCCGCCGCACTTCTTGGTGCCATCGTGGGAGCATTAAAGAGTTTTCATCACGGGCAATCTGTGTTGTCTGTTCCTCTGCCTGTCGTGGCTGCAGGCGTGGTATCTACACTTGTTTTCTTGGCAATCCAATGGGAATACAAGATTGATCCTTTGTACGTCTTGATTCCTCCGCTAGTCACATTCCTCCCTGGTGCCCGACTTACGCTTGGGATGGTGGAGTTGGCCTTTGGAGACATGGTCAGCGGATCAAGCCGATTAATCACTGGTTTCGTGCAACTGCTTCTCTTGGTTATTGGACTCGTCGCAGGGGCCGTGATTGTGGGTTACACCGCTGCCGATCTAGTCGATGTAACTCAAACCACGTTAGAAGATCCAGACCTCTGGTGGGCCGGTTGGTTGGGTGTTTCCGTATTTGGACTCGGCGTCTACCTGCACTTTTCAGCACCTCCAGGTTCGTTGCCATGGATGCTGCTGGTCATGCTCGTGGCTTTTGCGACACAGCATTACACCGCAACATTGGTCGGCACAACAGCGAGTGGATTTTTTGGCATGATGGTCGTAACCCCACTCAGCTATCTGATTCAATTCCGCTTTAAAGGCCCCCCGGCGATGGTTACGTTTCTCCCAAGTTTCTGGATTCTTGTCCCAGGAGCACTAAGCCTGGTGAGTGTGAAAACCATGCTGAGCGATCGGGAGGCTGGCATCGACGGACTCGTAACGGCCCTGTTTGCCATCGTCTCCATCGCACTGGGAACTTTGATCGGCGCGTCACTCTACAAATGGCTGTCAGATACCTTAGGCTGGTGGCAATTTCAAATTGGGCGAGCCAGTCGAAGCTTATGGCAAAAAAACAAGCGGCCTTAG
- a CDS encoding SLC13 family permease: MSSELAVVLALLVAAIAMFAINKPRMDVVALIMLTALPLTGVIDVSESLAGFSDPNIVLIAALFVIGDGLVRTGVARSLGDWLTVKAGSNETKLLALLMAVVCGLGSMMSSTAVTAIFIPVALRISQSTGTPSSRLMMPLSMAALTSGMMTLIATAPNLVVSSELERNGFEGLHFFAFTPFGLPVLVLAIVYMLFARRWLGGHEEVATDYTGVPTLANWVKEYNLVAREHRVQVTDQSPFIGETVESIRLQDTSGAKMIAIQRGKALIHPTPKTQIQAGDILLVDLIAEETAVEALRQKFGLEALPLTGDYFTDRSQEIGMAEVILPANSKLIGNSLVETSFYDQYGVRVIGVRRGLTTIEYDLKNEDLQIGDTLLVLGPWREIRNLQSYGNDLVVFNLPAEMKDELPAHGKAPQAIFSLVLVIGLMVSGVVPNVLAALIGCLLMGALRCVDMNSAYRSIDWKTLVLIVGMLPFSIALQRTGGVDLVADGLMTVIGQAGTYIVLGVLFAITAMLGMFISNTATAVLMAPVAIALAKDLDASPYPFAMIVALAASSAFMTPVSSPVNTLVVTPGNYTFGDFVKIGVPFTIIVMIVCVVMVPWLLPL, from the coding sequence ATGTCTTCTGAATTGGCCGTAGTCCTCGCCCTCCTAGTGGCCGCGATCGCGATGTTTGCGATCAACAAGCCGCGGATGGACGTGGTTGCGCTGATCATGCTGACGGCCTTGCCGCTAACGGGTGTGATCGATGTCTCCGAATCTCTAGCGGGATTCAGCGATCCAAATATTGTTCTCATCGCTGCGCTGTTTGTAATAGGTGATGGTCTTGTGCGCACAGGTGTCGCGCGATCCTTGGGGGACTGGTTAACCGTCAAGGCCGGCAGCAACGAGACCAAGTTATTAGCGTTACTGATGGCGGTTGTCTGCGGGTTGGGTTCCATGATGAGTTCCACCGCGGTGACTGCGATCTTTATTCCCGTGGCGCTACGAATCTCTCAGAGCACAGGCACGCCATCGAGTCGGCTAATGATGCCATTAAGCATGGCAGCCCTCACAAGCGGAATGATGACCTTGATCGCCACCGCCCCTAATCTTGTCGTGAGCAGCGAACTGGAGCGGAACGGTTTCGAAGGCCTTCATTTTTTTGCGTTCACCCCATTTGGTTTGCCAGTCTTGGTGCTGGCAATCGTCTACATGTTGTTTGCCCGGCGCTGGCTTGGAGGGCATGAAGAAGTTGCGACGGACTACACTGGGGTACCTACCTTGGCTAATTGGGTCAAGGAATATAACCTTGTGGCGCGAGAACACCGCGTGCAAGTCACTGATCAATCTCCATTCATCGGCGAGACAGTTGAGTCGATTCGACTCCAAGACACATCCGGCGCGAAGATGATTGCCATTCAGCGTGGAAAAGCGCTTATTCACCCAACCCCGAAAACTCAAATACAGGCTGGCGATATTTTGCTCGTGGATCTGATTGCAGAAGAGACTGCAGTTGAGGCTCTGCGACAGAAATTCGGTCTGGAAGCCTTGCCTCTTACTGGAGACTATTTCACGGATCGATCCCAGGAAATCGGCATGGCGGAGGTAATTCTACCAGCGAATTCGAAGCTCATAGGCAATTCGCTCGTGGAAACCAGTTTCTACGATCAGTATGGTGTGCGGGTAATTGGTGTTCGACGCGGCCTGACCACTATCGAATACGATCTCAAGAACGAAGACCTCCAGATCGGAGACACACTCTTGGTCCTAGGACCCTGGCGCGAGATTCGCAACTTGCAATCCTATGGCAATGACTTGGTCGTATTCAATTTGCCGGCAGAGATGAAAGATGAACTGCCTGCCCATGGCAAGGCTCCTCAGGCAATCTTCAGTCTGGTACTGGTCATCGGGCTGATGGTAAGCGGTGTGGTCCCCAACGTGTTGGCCGCATTGATTGGGTGCCTCTTGATGGGCGCTCTACGATGTGTAGACATGAATAGCGCCTATCGCTCGATCGACTGGAAGACTCTAGTGCTGATCGTGGGAATGTTGCCATTTTCAATTGCCCTGCAACGCACTGGTGGTGTCGACCTGGTGGCAGACGGGTTGATGACGGTGATTGGCCAGGCGGGGACATATATAGTGCTGGGTGTTTTGTTTGCCATCACCGCAATGCTCGGAATGTTTATCTCCAACACGGCGACGGCCGTCCTCATGGCACCTGTCGCTATCGCGTTAGCGAAGGACTTGGACGCTTCCCCCTATCCGTTCGCAATGATCGTCGCCCTGGCCGCCTCATCGGCTTTCATGACTCCAGTCTCCTCACCGGTCAACACGCTCGTCGTAACGCCGGGGAACTACACTTTTGGCGACTTTGTAAAAATCGGCGTGCCGTTCACAATAATAGTTATGATCGTGTGCGTCGTCATGGTGCCTTGGTTATTACCACTATGA
- a CDS encoding AbgT family transporter, producing MAKTQAEPRGLFQRILDAIEWGGNKVPHPAVLFLTLILLVTLLSVLFQWMGVSVSYQRINPETHEIEQATTSIRSLLSADGIRFIFTSVVSNFINFGPVGIIMVAMIGVGLAERSGLIGALIRKIVMVAPPQSMTAILVTLGVLSSIASDAGYLVLIPLGAVAFHSLGRHPLAGLAAAFAGVAAAFGANFLVKPIDGILAEMTNDSIHIVDPSRSIDLTANFYFGIASSLLLIVVCTFISSWIVEPRLGKYEGDSPSPDSQALSSEESRGLQYAFWSLLGFVVVILLLTLPSSAPLRNPETGTIIGDSPFMNSLVFLIMLVFLVTGIAYGMGAKTIQSADSAFDAITKTFADLAGLLFLFFVIGQFVAYFTYTNLGTVLAVKLADGLGEANLGSTALLLAFLFIGLVMSIPVPNILPKWAILAPVFVPLFLKLGIDPDVVLAAYRVSDSPPNVINPLLPHFALVVGFARRWQHDAGVGTVVAMMLPYAAATAVTWVLLFFVWYWLNLPFGT from the coding sequence ATGGCTAAGACTCAGGCGGAGCCTCGAGGGCTCTTTCAGAGGATATTGGATGCGATTGAGTGGGGAGGGAACAAGGTGCCTCATCCCGCCGTACTTTTTCTCACGTTGATCCTGCTTGTCACATTGCTTTCGGTTTTGTTTCAGTGGATGGGAGTCAGCGTTTCCTACCAGCGGATCAATCCCGAAACCCATGAAATAGAGCAAGCGACCACCTCCATAAGAAGCCTGCTTTCCGCCGATGGGATTCGATTCATCTTCACTTCGGTCGTGTCAAATTTCATCAACTTCGGTCCAGTCGGGATCATCATGGTTGCGATGATCGGTGTCGGACTGGCCGAAAGGTCGGGACTGATCGGGGCGTTGATTCGAAAGATCGTCATGGTCGCCCCACCGCAGTCCATGACTGCCATCCTAGTGACTCTCGGTGTGCTCTCAAGCATTGCTAGTGATGCTGGATACTTGGTGCTCATTCCCTTGGGTGCGGTCGCCTTTCATAGCCTGGGGCGACATCCGCTGGCAGGATTGGCCGCTGCGTTTGCGGGAGTGGCCGCTGCATTCGGTGCAAACTTCCTTGTCAAACCTATCGACGGCATCCTGGCCGAAATGACTAACGATTCTATCCATATCGTCGATCCTTCCCGGTCGATTGACCTGACGGCCAACTTCTACTTCGGCATAGCGTCAAGCCTCTTGTTGATCGTGGTCTGCACATTCATCTCGAGCTGGATTGTGGAACCACGGCTTGGCAAGTACGAAGGGGATTCCCCATCTCCCGATAGCCAAGCTCTCTCCTCCGAAGAATCACGCGGCCTCCAATACGCCTTTTGGTCACTGCTTGGGTTCGTAGTGGTAATCTTACTACTAACTCTTCCGTCAAGTGCGCCGCTGCGAAATCCGGAGACCGGCACGATCATCGGTGATTCGCCATTCATGAACAGTTTGGTTTTTTTGATCATGTTGGTCTTCTTGGTCACTGGCATCGCCTACGGAATGGGTGCGAAAACAATCCAATCGGCCGATAGTGCTTTTGACGCGATCACGAAAACGTTTGCCGATCTGGCGGGGCTCCTCTTCCTGTTCTTTGTGATCGGGCAATTCGTGGCCTATTTCACTTATACGAATCTGGGAACCGTTCTAGCGGTGAAACTGGCCGATGGCCTAGGAGAAGCCAACCTTGGCAGCACAGCCCTGCTACTAGCATTTCTCTTCATTGGTTTAGTCATGAGTATTCCGGTCCCCAACATATTGCCAAAATGGGCGATCCTCGCCCCGGTATTTGTACCGCTGTTTTTAAAGCTCGGCATTGATCCCGACGTCGTTTTGGCAGCATATCGCGTGAGTGATTCGCCACCCAATGTCATCAACCCTCTGCTACCCCATTTCGCGCTCGTGGTTGGTTTCGCGCGTCGTTGGCAGCACGACGCCGGCGTCGGAACCGTCGTGGCGATGATGCTGCCCTATGCCGCAGCAACTGCGGTAACTTGGGTGCTCCTGTTCTTTGTTTGGTATTGGCTGAATCTTCCCTTTGGGACCTGA
- a CDS encoding AbgT family transporter, with protein MNQSSDAPKGMMQRILDVVERVGNLVPHPVLIFLTLIAIVIVLSHILYLAGVGVGVTYEAIVPEAAAEAETIDGIDQVYDTGMHVDYEVMDEKNYHIAEQSISVRSLLTAEGIRFIYVSLIPNFMSFTAVGLMIAAMVGAGVAEESGLVNAIIRKLVIVSPRWALIYILSFVGILSSIAADAGYLVLIPLAGIAFMSVGRHPLAGLALGFAAVAGAFTVNMLIKPLDAVLVEFTNDAIHLVDPDVSIGLASNLWFSIASVVVLTFVLAIITEKIIEPRLGKYDPKLAGDDQPDVQQGALSADESRGLKFASIALLITLGVFGYLTLPANAILRSPETGELIGNSPFMNGLIALIMILFLVTGSAYGFGARTITSLTGNIKAMEKAMSGLGSLILLFLVLSQFVAYFNYTNMGTILALKLAEILKAANFPALLLLIGFIVVVALIDLLITGAIAKWALFAPIFVPLLMTLSVAPEAVLAAYRVADSPMNTITPLNAYFALVVGFAQKYDKSAGVGTVVSLMLPYVVVLFIIWTALFAAWQWMGLPWGL; from the coding sequence ATGAACCAGTCCAGTGATGCCCCAAAAGGTATGATGCAGCGAATCCTCGACGTAGTCGAACGAGTGGGAAACCTCGTGCCACACCCGGTGCTGATTTTTCTCACCTTGATTGCGATCGTGATCGTGCTGTCGCATATTCTCTACTTAGCTGGAGTTGGAGTTGGAGTCACCTATGAAGCCATCGTACCGGAAGCAGCTGCCGAGGCGGAAACTATCGACGGCATTGACCAGGTCTACGACACAGGAATGCACGTCGACTACGAGGTCATGGACGAAAAGAATTACCACATAGCAGAGCAGTCAATCTCCGTCCGGAGCTTGTTGACTGCCGAGGGGATTCGCTTCATTTATGTTTCCCTGATTCCGAACTTTATGAGTTTTACGGCAGTCGGGTTGATGATTGCGGCCATGGTGGGGGCTGGCGTGGCGGAAGAATCCGGATTGGTCAATGCAATCATTCGCAAACTCGTGATAGTTTCTCCTCGCTGGGCGTTGATCTACATCCTTTCATTTGTGGGAATCTTATCGAGTATTGCAGCCGACGCGGGCTATCTGGTTTTGATTCCACTGGCGGGGATCGCATTCATGAGCGTAGGACGACATCCCCTCGCAGGGCTGGCTTTGGGGTTCGCAGCGGTGGCGGGTGCATTCACCGTCAATATGCTTATCAAACCATTGGATGCCGTGTTGGTTGAATTTACTAACGATGCGATCCATCTAGTTGATCCCGATGTCTCGATTGGCCTCGCTTCGAATCTGTGGTTTTCTATCGCTTCGGTTGTCGTACTCACGTTTGTCCTGGCCATTATCACGGAAAAAATAATCGAGCCGCGCCTGGGAAAATACGATCCAAAATTAGCTGGGGACGACCAACCCGACGTTCAGCAAGGTGCACTTTCTGCCGATGAATCGCGCGGCCTTAAGTTTGCATCGATTGCACTGTTAATAACGCTAGGTGTTTTCGGGTATTTGACTTTGCCGGCTAACGCCATCCTTCGGAGCCCGGAGACGGGTGAATTGATCGGGAATTCCCCCTTCATGAACGGCTTGATTGCATTGATTATGATTCTGTTTCTGGTGACCGGTTCTGCTTATGGGTTCGGGGCCAGAACAATCACAAGTCTCACCGGCAATATTAAAGCGATGGAAAAGGCAATGTCGGGATTGGGGAGCCTCATTCTACTGTTTCTTGTCCTCAGTCAGTTTGTGGCCTATTTCAATTACACCAACATGGGCACGATCTTGGCTTTGAAATTGGCTGAAATTCTGAAAGCCGCTAATTTCCCGGCGTTGCTCTTGCTCATTGGTTTTATTGTCGTGGTCGCCTTGATCGATCTCTTGATTACAGGTGCGATTGCGAAGTGGGCCTTGTTCGCCCCGATATTTGTACCGCTACTGATGACTCTCAGCGTGGCACCTGAAGCAGTGTTAGCCGCCTACCGTGTTGCTGACTCGCCGATGAATACGATCACACCGCTCAATGCCTATTTCGCACTGGTGGTTGGCTTTGCTCAAAAGTACGACAAGAGTGCGGGGGTTGGGACGGTTGTATCACTGATGCTCCCCTATGTGGTGGTCTTGTTCATTATTTGGACTGCGCTCTTTGCGGCATGGCAATGGATGGGACTTCCCTGGGGTCTGTAA
- a CDS encoding DcaP family trimeric outer membrane transporter, which translates to MYDCIRTICAQLAIALLAPALLAQTQLPEVPEYNLPEQQDAPGVYYQSTSQQLPDYFYTQRYFDETDGDGARPIADYGPPGYMHRDYQDAPGEPEWTRLTPPARISVEERDQLVVRGLYPGSFLAPGTNTSFRLRGFVRLASLYDFDPIGSTDSFVTNTIPVPQLDGQNYNMSGRISRFALESWTPTSYSDWNVHTFIEGDFFNGPAQAAGGGGNPFRLRHAFFDFGYFRFGQQNSVFMDGTNWPSLVDFQGPNSWINQRQPSMRMTLQLRDRLFWAGSVERCFSDITTNGLGTNVQEVPDLATHLRFEADRGHIQVAGLMRTIGYRPTGGDVTQQTGAGISGNVVFHPWAILSGCDPVHEVNPSGLTRSRILLQGTWGSGISRYINDLAGQGFDAQVNPITGEFELVDATGWNASYEHWFNKHWLMNFTYANVNVDNNANQPATTYDGAEYLAASLWWIPVPRLSFGVEYITGERENLDGESARAQRLHGLAQYNF; encoded by the coding sequence ATGTACGACTGCATTCGCACTATTTGCGCTCAACTCGCGATTGCACTGCTTGCACCTGCGCTGTTGGCGCAAACTCAATTGCCTGAAGTGCCGGAATACAATCTTCCGGAACAACAAGACGCACCCGGCGTCTATTATCAATCCACGTCTCAGCAGCTACCAGACTACTTTTATACCCAGCGCTACTTTGACGAAACAGATGGAGATGGTGCCCGACCGATCGCCGATTACGGCCCACCAGGGTATATGCATCGGGACTATCAAGACGCGCCCGGCGAGCCTGAATGGACGAGACTAACTCCACCGGCGCGGATCAGTGTGGAAGAACGAGACCAGCTTGTCGTGCGTGGCCTCTACCCCGGTTCGTTTCTGGCCCCGGGGACCAATACTTCTTTCCGCTTACGTGGATTTGTGCGATTAGCTTCGCTTTACGATTTCGATCCAATCGGGAGCACCGACTCGTTCGTGACAAACACGATTCCTGTTCCCCAGTTGGACGGGCAGAACTACAACATGAGCGGTCGCATCAGTCGCTTTGCGTTGGAATCCTGGACACCCACTTCGTATAGCGACTGGAACGTGCATACATTTATCGAAGGGGATTTTTTCAATGGTCCCGCCCAGGCAGCTGGTGGCGGTGGCAATCCGTTTCGGCTGCGGCATGCCTTTTTCGATTTTGGTTACTTTCGGTTTGGCCAGCAGAATTCCGTATTCATGGATGGCACCAACTGGCCAAGTCTCGTCGACTTCCAAGGCCCCAACAGTTGGATCAACCAACGTCAACCTTCAATGCGGATGACGCTTCAACTACGCGATCGCCTCTTTTGGGCGGGGAGCGTCGAGAGATGCTTCTCGGACATTACGACCAACGGACTAGGAACAAATGTGCAAGAAGTTCCCGACCTGGCGACGCACTTACGTTTCGAGGCAGATCGAGGACACATTCAGGTGGCGGGGCTCATGCGTACTATTGGATATCGACCGACGGGGGGAGACGTTACTCAGCAGACTGGGGCAGGAATCAGTGGCAATGTCGTGTTTCACCCCTGGGCAATCTTGTCTGGCTGTGACCCCGTCCACGAAGTAAACCCATCCGGTTTAACTCGCAGCCGAATACTGTTGCAAGGTACGTGGGGCTCGGGTATTAGTCGATATATAAACGACCTGGCCGGGCAAGGATTCGACGCTCAAGTCAATCCGATCACGGGTGAATTTGAACTCGTGGACGCGACCGGTTGGAATGCCAGTTACGAACACTGGTTCAACAAACATTGGCTAATGAATTTCACTTATGCCAATGTGAACGTCGATAACAACGCCAACCAACCGGCTACCACCTATGATGGCGCTGAATATCTTGCTGCCAGCCTATGGTGGATTCCCGTGCCGCGACTCTCTTTCGGGGTCGAATATATCACGGGTGAACGTGAGAACTTGGATGGTGAAAGTGCCCGTGCCCAGCGATTACACGGCCTGGCGCAATACAATTTCTAA
- a CDS encoding M20/M25/M40 family metallo-hydrolase: protein MSNDVPNIDVKAAEEHLMRFLSVEGVTGEEAAIAEAVSEELKKIGVPASAIRYDSVNERIPLPTQTGNLWVDLPGTRKGPRLLFSTHLDTVPLCAGAKPKREGDRIVSDGTTALGGDNRTGCAVLVTMVETLLKNNLPHPPITLLFTVREESGLHGARELDPADLNGAVMCFNVDGKLASELITGAVGQENWEVEIKGKASHAGVAPDKGISATLVASLALAEAHRGGWFGKVVKPDGNGTSNPGVFGGKDGKAAGDATNVVTDYVHIVGEARSPDVAFATKIAAGYREAFAKAQAEVTDVDGETAEVNFVSKPSYPSFEVKDDAPAVKHANRAVEMIGLEPVTLFSNGGLDANWLDKHGVPTVTIGAGQYEIHTIKEYIDLPEFAQGCRLAVALATLE from the coding sequence ATGAGTAACGATGTCCCCAATATCGATGTGAAAGCGGCTGAAGAACATCTAATGCGGTTTCTCTCAGTAGAAGGTGTCACAGGAGAAGAGGCTGCGATTGCAGAAGCGGTCTCCGAGGAGCTGAAAAAAATCGGCGTGCCTGCTTCGGCGATCAGGTACGATTCGGTGAACGAGCGAATTCCTTTGCCAACTCAAACTGGCAATTTGTGGGTTGATTTACCTGGAACTCGTAAGGGTCCGCGGCTTTTGTTTTCAACGCATCTCGATACAGTTCCCCTCTGTGCCGGTGCCAAGCCGAAACGCGAGGGGGATCGCATCGTTTCTGATGGAACAACCGCATTAGGGGGTGACAACCGAACTGGTTGCGCCGTCTTAGTAACGATGGTCGAGACGCTTCTCAAGAACAACTTGCCCCATCCGCCGATCACACTTCTCTTCACGGTTCGCGAAGAGAGCGGACTGCATGGGGCTCGTGAACTCGACCCTGCTGATCTGAACGGTGCAGTCATGTGTTTCAACGTCGACGGCAAATTGGCTTCTGAGCTGATCACTGGCGCGGTGGGTCAAGAGAATTGGGAAGTCGAGATCAAAGGAAAGGCGTCCCATGCCGGTGTGGCACCAGACAAAGGGATTTCGGCCACGCTTGTCGCCTCTTTGGCACTCGCGGAAGCCCACCGTGGCGGATGGTTTGGCAAAGTCGTCAAGCCAGACGGCAACGGCACCAGCAACCCCGGTGTCTTTGGCGGGAAAGATGGCAAAGCAGCTGGCGACGCTACTAACGTCGTGACGGACTACGTGCATATTGTCGGAGAGGCGCGAAGCCCCGATGTTGCATTCGCGACGAAGATTGCGGCAGGCTATCGAGAAGCGTTTGCGAAAGCTCAGGCCGAGGTAACCGACGTGGATGGCGAAACGGCTGAGGTGAATTTCGTTAGCAAACCTTCCTATCCTTCGTTTGAAGTGAAGGATGACGCCCCAGCGGTAAAGCACGCCAATCGAGCTGTGGAAATGATCGGTCTAGAGCCTGTTACCTTGTTCTCCAACGGCGGACTCGATGCCAACTGGCTCGACAAGCATGGCGTGCCGACGGTGACTATCGGTGCAGGGCAGTATGAGATTCACACAATCAAGGAATACATCGACCTGCCCGAGTTCGCCCAAGGATGTCGCCTGGCAGTGGCCCTGGCGACCCTGGAATAG
- the glsA gene encoding glutaminase A translates to MAGDPLKTSGYVSTGHLPAPDVVQELVQEAYQQFKANSDGMNSQVYPALAQVPANLFGISVVGTNGDVFAVGDSDYEFTIMSVSKPFVMALVSEFLDPDEVREKIGVNATGRAFNSLEGIERGDNGRTNPMVNAGAIATTSLAPGKSFEEKWRFIHEGLSRFAGRTLSINDEVYISASKTNYRNQSIARMLQSFGRIYMDPVEAVELYTKQCALNVSARDLAVMSATLADGGVNPVTKQRVVDPMVCHYALAVMATAGLYETSGDWLYEIGLPGKSGIGGGIATVSPGKGGLGTFAPPLDKAGNSVKGQLVAKFLSQQLGMDLFVSKPEV, encoded by the coding sequence ATGGCTGGTGATCCTTTGAAAACTTCTGGTTACGTATCGACTGGCCACTTGCCTGCACCCGATGTGGTCCAGGAACTTGTTCAGGAAGCATACCAACAATTCAAAGCAAACTCCGATGGTATGAATTCCCAGGTTTATCCCGCATTGGCTCAGGTGCCAGCCAACCTGTTTGGCATATCTGTGGTGGGAACGAATGGCGATGTTTTTGCGGTTGGGGACTCAGATTACGAATTCACGATAATGAGCGTCTCGAAGCCGTTTGTGATGGCGCTTGTCAGCGAATTTTTGGATCCCGACGAGGTCCGAGAGAAAATCGGCGTGAACGCCACTGGGAGGGCGTTCAACTCGCTTGAAGGAATCGAACGAGGAGACAATGGCCGAACGAATCCGATGGTCAACGCTGGTGCGATCGCCACGACCAGTCTCGCTCCGGGCAAATCGTTCGAAGAGAAGTGGCGGTTTATTCATGAAGGATTGTCGCGATTTGCGGGCCGCACGCTATCGATAAACGACGAAGTGTATATCTCGGCATCGAAGACGAATTACCGCAACCAGTCCATCGCCCGTATGCTGCAAAGTTTCGGGCGAATCTACATGGATCCCGTCGAAGCGGTCGAACTTTACACAAAACAGTGCGCGCTAAATGTTTCGGCAAGAGACCTGGCAGTGATGAGCGCCACGTTGGCGGATGGAGGGGTCAACCCAGTCACGAAGCAGAGGGTAGTCGATCCGATGGTCTGTCACTATGCACTGGCTGTCATGGCAACCGCTGGATTGTACGAAACTTCGGGAGATTGGCTCTACGAGATTGGTTTGCCAGGGAAGAGCGGCATCGGCGGAGGAATCGCCACGGTCTCACCTGGAAAAGGCGGACTAGGAACTTTTGCCCCGCCGCTGGACAAAGCAGGCAATAGTGTCAAAGGCCAACTTGTGGCCAAGTTTCTCTCACAGCAATTAGGCATGGATCTTTTCGTATCCAAGCCTGAGGTCTAG